The Prunus persica cultivar Lovell chromosome G7, Prunus_persica_NCBIv2, whole genome shotgun sequence genome has a segment encoding these proteins:
- the LOC109950425 gene encoding uncharacterized protein LOC109950425: MSRLASDVVEDALMSEEGCELLSETLKSLQVKLKLLKDGPSNNEVGGSSSQTQYMKDPKRVRCKGRSKGVTGAKEKAMKRGIRHCRECGRIGHDRRQCPALNTPTSPSNNDESTPIHRSDPLFDDFDRMHGPTE, from the exons ATGTCTCGACTTGCTTCAGATGTGGTTGAGGATGCATTAATGAGTGAAGAAGGATGTGAGCTACTGTCAGAGACTCTAAAAAGTTTGCaggtgaagttgaagttgctgAAGGATGGACCAAGTAATAACGAAGTTGGAGGGTCCAGctctcaaacacaatataTGAAAGACCCTAAGAGAGTGAGGTGCAAAGGAAGGTCGAAAGGAGTAACGGgagcaaaggaaaaggcaatgaAGCGAGGGATTAGACACTGTCGGGAGTGTGGACGCATTGGTCATGATAGAAGACAATGCCCAGCCTTGAACACACC GACATCACCGTCGAACAATGACGAATCAACTCCAATACATCGTAGTGACCCATTATTCGACGATTTTGACAGGATGCACGGACCAACTGAatga
- the LOC109950351 gene encoding protein FAR1-RELATED SEQUENCE 5-like: MDKIGFIKKDIYNLECSVNGKLRNHDVELVTEYFMAEQKKNEAFYFKIEGDGHDRFSRCFWAHATSRRAYGFYGDVVVFDTTFNTNRYDLTFAPMLGVNNHGQTIVLACAFLSKETTESFVWMFEEFKKAMPGGEPKTIITDQDAAMAIAISIAFPTTFHRLCIWHITSKFSVKLPRDAYKEYWREFQKAIWDTDNKDEFDAKWNIVVTKAGLTDHPWLSSMFDSRESWVPAYARQFFAAGMSSSQRAEGSHGFFKQYISRRNSLMDFIIRFERALSHQREKELVADHSSKQRMLVKLSLT, from the exons ATGGATAAAATCggttttatcaaaaaagataTCTACAATCTTGAATGTAGTGTGAATGGGAAGCTGAGGAACCACGATGTTGAACTAGTGACCGAGTATTTTATggctgaacagaaaaaaaatgaggctttttatttcaagattgaGGGAGATGGGCATGACAGGTTTAGTCGATGTTTTTGGGCACATGCAACTTCTAGACGGGCGTATGGGTTTTATGGAGATGTTGTTGTATTCGATACCACATTCAACACGAATCGATACGACTTGACATTTGCACCAATGTTGGGAGTTAATAACCATGGTCAGACAATTGTCTTAGCATGCGCATTTTTGAGCAAGGAAACGACTGAGTcgtttgtttggatgtttgagGAGTTTAAGAAAGCCATGCCAGGTGGGGAACCTAAAACGATCATTACAGATCAAGATGCGGCAATGGCCATAGCGATTTCAATAGCCTTCCCGACTACATTTCATCGACTTTGCATATGGCACATCACATCAAAGTTCTCTGTTAAGTTACCACGTGACGCTTATAAGGAGTATTGGCGTGAATTTCAGAAAGCCATATGGGATACTGACAATAAGGATGAGTTTGATGcaaaatggaatattgtggTTACAAAGGCTGGTTTGACTGACCATCCATGGCTAAGTTCAATGTTTGATTCAAGGGAATCTTGGGTTCCAGCCTACGCACGACAATTTTTTGCTGCTGGAATGTCAAGCAGCCAAAGAGCGGAAGGTTctcatggttttttcaagcaataCATATCAAGGAGAAATTCGTTGATGGATTTCATAATACGATTTGAGAGGGCACTTTCTCATCAACGTGAAAAAGAGTTAGTTGCTGATCAC AGCTCAAAACAGAGGATGCTTGTAAAGTTGTCTTTAACGTGA
- the LOC18770871 gene encoding TMV resistance protein N: MYTRRTSSSSPSTTPQWKYDVFLSFRGDDTRKGFTDHLYETLRAQGIITFRDEPKISKGKSISGELIAAIEGSKFALIVLSQNYASSTWCLDELLHILKFMEAREAVLPIFYYVDPSHVRKQTGCFEKAFTQLEERFSSDDKTKVQEWRDALAKVADFSGWKAKDWYETLLIKDIIDVIWKRLRPTSFTFVENSVGLDSSMNSIDLLLGAGVDEVRFIGIWGMGGIGKTTIARVVRERISPEFEFSIFLENVSDNVQKGGLISQQREILARISMKTIDIFDVHEGSTMIRRLLRHKKVLLILDDVTDSDHLDYLAGKQEWFGSGSRVLITTRNEHLLIEHEVERRFQVKRLNHDDALKLFSWKAFGKDHPEKNYIDLSSCVVSYADGLPLALKVLGSFLRGRHVSAWNSALGKLRDLCNTVLGTLQISYDNLDDREKKIFLDIACFFNGEKEDRVIEILDSCGFCACIGIDVLIEKSLLTNSYGTLWMHQLLQEMGRELVNRECLDEPGNRSRLWRHEEGKHVLSKNTGTDAVESITMDKTGPVVHADAKCFSRMKKLRLLNLANVNLSNDLEYLSDNLRSLEWDGYPSKYFPLHFNPENLLELNMCHSHIESFWTGVKLLYNLKIFKLSHSLNLVNTPDFRGFPNLEYLILEGCRRLYKVDPSLGMLERITQINLKDCKSLVHLPRSVYGLKSVKVLNLSGCSKLDKLPNELGNAECLEELDVSGTSVRELPSSIVRLKSLTVLNFRGCKGPSPKFWNLLSLFQLFLSLFQRFLIRSRVPTPLLLPSLSGLVSLKKLTLSDCNLLVVPNDLSCLSSLTDLDLSRNQFVSLPNGVSLLSRLQFLNLECCERLQELPEVPQRVIAVVNNCISLERIARGSTEKFQWLRSTQCINCFKFAETHDFRSLVFTLLKQYDGEVPITQFVVPGNEIPEWFNHKSAEYIYQKEWFNPQSVEYPLSVELRPGWFTEKWMGFAVCLAFAIQERSPNCDPPLEYGSFDYNYTHIITCKVDINGKEMTAARRRTFVVLNAESGQAVSDHLWVVFFPRHFPQLWKGISDQIELPSGTEWWQGIFGQITFSITARVGHGVIVKQSAARLVYEGDLEELDPRFRRGTRSHVSISEVDSEIPSYTNK, encoded by the exons ATGTACACACGAAGaacatcttcatcttctccatCTACAACACCTCAATGGAAATATGATGTCTTTCTCAGTTTTAGAGGTGATGACACTCGGAAGGGCTTTACAGACCACTTATATGAAACATTGAGAGCTCAAGGAATCATAACTTTCAGGGATGAGCCTAAAATTTCGAAGGGAAAATCTATTTCTGGAGAACTGATTGCTGCGATTGAAGGATCAAAGTTTGCACTTATTGTCCTCTCACAAAATTATGCATCCTCAACATGGTGCTTGGATGAACTTCTACACATTCTTAAATTTATGGAAGCAAGAGAAGCAGTGCTACCAATTTTCTATTATGTTGATCCATCTCATGTACGAAAACAAACAGGGTGTTTTGAGAAAGCCTTTACACAACTAGAAGAAAGATTTAGTTCGGATGACAAAACGAAGGTGCAAGAGTGGAGAGATGCATTGGCGAAAGTGGCAGATTTCTCTGGGTGGAAGGCTAAGGACTG GTACGAAACCTTGCTCATCAAAGATATAATCGATGTGATATGGAAAAGATTACGTCCTACATCGTTTACTTTTGTGGAGAACTCAGTTGGATTAGACTCAAGTATGAACTCAATTGATTTATTGTTAGGTGCAGGGGTCGATGAGGTTCGCTTTATAGGGATATGGGGTATGGGTGGGATAGGTAAAACAACTATTGCCAGAGTTGTTCGCGAGAGAATCTCTCCTGAATTTGAATTCAGCATATTTCTTGAGAATGTCAGTGATAATGTTCAAAAAGGTGGTCTAATATCCCAACAAAGAGAAATTCTTGCAAGGATATCGATGAAAACGATTGACATATTTGATGTTCATGAAGGATCCACAATGATTAGAAGATTACTTCGTCACAAAAAGGTTCTTCTCATTCTCGATGATGTGACCGACTCAGACCATTTAGATTATTTGGCTGGAAAGCAAGAGTGGTTTGGTTCTGGGAGTAGAGTTCTTATTACAACTAGAAATGAGCATTTGTTAATTGAACATGAAGTGGAGAGAAGATTTCAGGTCAAACGTCTAAATCATGATGACGCTCTTAAGCTTTTTAGTTGGAAAGCCTTTGGAAAAGACCACCCTGAAAAAAACTATATTGATTTGTCTAGCTGTGTTGTGAGTTATGCCGATGGTCTTCCACTAGCTCTTAAAGTTTTGGGGAGTTTTTTGCGTGGAAGACATGTAAGTGCTTGGAACAGTGCGTTGGGTAAACTAAGAGATCTTTGCAACACAGTTTTGGGGACACTTCAAATAAGTTACGATAATCTAGATGACAGGGAGAAGAAAATTTTCCTAGACATTGCGTGTTTCTTTAACGGGGAGAAAGAAGATCGAGTTATAGAAATCCTAGACAGTTGTGGCTTTTGTGCATGTATTGGAATAGATGTCCTCATTGAGAAATCTCTGTTAACTAATTCGTATGGCACTCTATGGATGCATCAGTTGCTCCAAGAGATGGGTCGTGAATTAGTCAATCGAGAGTGTCTTGATGAGCCAGGAAATCGCAGCAGGTTGTGGCGCCATGAAGAGGGCAAGCATGTCTTGAGCAAAAATACA GGAACAGACGCAGTAGAAAGTATAACCATGGACAAAACTGGGCCAGTGGTGCACGCGGATGCTAAATGCTTTTCAAGGATGAAGAAACTGAGACTTCTCAATCTTGCTAATGTGAACCTCTCTAATGATCTTGAATATCTCTCCGATAATTTACGAAGTCTTGAATGGGATGGGTATCCTTCAAAATATTTCCCATTACATTTCAACCCAGAGAACCTACTAGAACTTAACATGTGCCATAGTCACATTGAATCTTTTTGGACGGGTGTTAAG CTTTTATACAATTTGAAAATCTTTAAGCTCAGCCACTCTTTAAATCTTGTCAACACCCCGGACTTTAGAGGCTTTCCAAATCTTGAGTATCTGATTCTGGAAGGTTGTAGACGATTGTATAAGGTTGACCCATCCCTTGGAATGCTTGAAAGAATTACTCAGATAAACTTGAAGGATTGCAAAAGTCTTGTGCATCTTCCAAGAAGTGTGTATGGCTTAAAATCTGTCAAAGTTCTTAATCTTTCTGGCTGCTCAAAGCTCGACAAGTTGCCCAATGAGTTGGGCAATGCAGAGTGTTTGGAGGAGCTTGATGTGAGCGGAACTTCCGTAAGAGAACTGCCTTCCTCCATTGTTCGGTTGAAAAGCCTCACAGTATTAAACTTTCGTGGATGTAAAGGACCATCACctaaattttggaatttgcTCTCCCTTTTTCAGCTATTTCTCTCCCTTTTTCAGCGATTTCTAATAAGAAGTCGCGTTCCCACGCCTTTGTTGCTGCCTTCTCTATCCGGTTTGGTTTCCTTAAAAAAACTTACTCTAAGTGATTGCAATCTCTTGGTAGTCCCTAATGACCTTAGCTGCTTGTCCTCATTAACCGACCTAGATCTTAGTAGAAACCAGTTTGTTAGCCTACCCAACGGCGTCTCTCTACTTTCTagacttcaatttcttaacttggAGTGTTGTGAGAGGCTTCAGGAATTGCCAGAGGTTCCACAAAGAGTAATAGCAGTTGTTAACAACTGTATTTCATTAGAAAGAATTGCCAGAGGTTCCACAGAAAAGTTCCAGTGGCTACGGTCGACACAATGTATCAACTGCTTCAAATTTGCGGAGACGCACGATTTCAGGAGTTTGGTATTTACATTACTGAAACAATATGATGgg GAAGTCCCTATTACTCAATTTGTTGTTCCTGGAAATGAAATTCCCGAGTGGTTCAATCATAAATCTGCTGAATATATATACCAGAAAGAGTGGTTCAATCCTCAAAGTGTGGAGTATCCATTAAGCGTGGAGCTACGTCCAGGTTGGTTTACTGAAAAATGGATGGGATTCGCGGTGTGCCTTGCTTTTGCAATCCAGGAACGATCACCTAATTGCGACCCTCCTCTTGAGTATGGTAGTTTTGATTACAATTATACACATATTATTACTTGCAAAGTGGACATCAATGGAAAGGAGATGACGGCAGCACGTAGGCGTACATTTGTGGTTCTTAATGCAGAGTCGGGGCAAGCTGTGTCTGATCACCTTTGggtagtcttttttcctcgtcACTTTCCTCAGTTGTGGAAGGGTATCAGCGATCAGATTGAATTGCCTTCTGGCACAGAGTGGTGGCAAGGTATATTTGGTCAGATTACATTTTCAATTACGGCCAGAGTTGGCCATGGAGTAATAGTGAAGCAGTCTGCGGCTCGTCTGGTATATGAGGGAGATTTGGAAGAGCTTGACCCAAGATTTAGGCGCGGGACCCGCAGCCATGTCAGCATTTCTGAGGTGGATTCAGAAATCCCCTCTTACACAAACAA ATGA
- the LOC109950350 gene encoding uncharacterized protein LOC109950350, with translation MGSNVELVWPEAEVYSSRVNNCSHANSSLAAIRAKLSAEQLEQFKTSCFGHLLNIDKIQFSGQIVHGVVLRRVAGQGVKDLDGLSFLLGCDVAQFTRQDFCLITGLRFREVPEVSSGESDEIRLQKRYFIDEGITCNALEEAFLRCTEEDDIYKLALVYFAELVVLGRDKHLNINLNYLTLVEDLDVFNRGKREGEK, from the exons ATGGGATCCAACGTGGAGCTGGTATGGCCAGAGGCAGAGGTATAttcgtcacgggtgaacaactGCTCACATGCAAATTCATCTCTAGCTGCAATTCGAGCGAAGTTGAGTGCGGAACAATTAGAACAATTCAAGACATCATGCTTTGGCCATCTTCTGAATATAGATAAGATTCAGTTTAGCGGGCAGATTGTGCATGGGGTTGTGTTGCGTAGAGTAGCGGGGCAAGGTGTGAAAGACTTGGATGGACTGAGTTTCTTATTAGGGTGTGACGTTGCTCAGTTCACTCGTCAGGATTTCTGTTTGATCACAGGGCTTCGTTTTAGGGAAGTGCCTGAAGTTTCCAGTGGAGAGAGTGATGAAATCAGACTTcagaaaagatattttatagaCGAAGGAATTACATGCAATGCTTTAGAAGAAGCATTTCTGAGGTGCACAGAGGAAGATGACATCTACAAGCTAGCTCTTGTTTACTTTGCTGAGTTAGTGGTTTTGGGAAGGGACAAACATTTGAACATCAATCTAAATTACCTGACCCTTGTAGAGGACTTGGATGTGTTCAACAG agggaagagggaaggggAAAAGTAA